From Streptomyces cyaneogriseus subsp. noncyanogenus, the proteins below share one genomic window:
- a CDS encoding cell division initiation protein, with translation MDVQKKLDEIVAVVSGARSMPMSASCVVNRAELLSLLEEVRAALPDSLARAQELIGDREQMVAQARQEAERIIESAHAERGSLISGTEVARRSQAEADRILAEARQEAEEIRAEADEYVDSKLANFEVVLTKTLGSVGRGREKLLGTGPGLDEQGYEDEDAPERSHDPETLRRDADAYVDAKLGAFEAVLAKTLEAVGRGREKLHGRIASDDLGALADDTTTLQHSSDADYLADLAALAAAPATPPQPPAAPPAAPPAVPAQPSYGAQEAYAYQEAPQADPYGYPQQYGGQDPYGYQQADPYAYQGYEAPQGAQESHQDAHGGNPQGGPQAGSQGNHQGYALDETSLFDTSMISAEQLRQYEQRYEQGR, from the coding sequence GTGGACGTGCAGAAGAAGCTCGACGAGATCGTCGCGGTGGTCTCCGGCGCCCGGTCGATGCCCATGTCGGCGTCGTGCGTGGTCAACCGCGCCGAACTGCTCTCCCTGCTGGAGGAGGTGCGCGCGGCGCTGCCCGACTCCCTCGCCAGGGCCCAGGAACTGATCGGCGACCGCGAGCAGATGGTGGCGCAGGCCCGCCAGGAGGCCGAGCGCATCATCGAGAGCGCGCACGCCGAGCGCGGCTCCCTGATCTCCGGCACCGAGGTCGCCCGCCGCTCGCAGGCCGAGGCCGACCGCATCCTGGCCGAGGCCCGCCAGGAGGCCGAGGAGATCCGCGCCGAGGCGGACGAGTACGTCGACTCCAAGCTCGCCAACTTCGAGGTCGTCCTCACCAAGACCCTCGGCTCCGTCGGCCGCGGCCGCGAGAAGCTGCTCGGCACCGGCCCCGGCCTCGACGAGCAGGGCTACGAGGACGAGGACGCCCCCGAGCGCAGCCATGACCCGGAGACCCTGCGCCGCGACGCCGACGCCTACGTCGACGCCAAGCTGGGCGCCTTCGAGGCGGTCCTCGCCAAGACCCTGGAGGCGGTCGGCCGCGGCCGGGAGAAGCTGCACGGCCGGATCGCCAGCGACGACCTCGGCGCCCTCGCCGACGACACCACCACCCTCCAGCACTCCAGCGACGCCGACTACCTCGCCGACCTGGCGGCCCTCGCCGCCGCCCCGGCGACCCCGCCGCAGCCCCCGGCGGCGCCTCCCGCGGCGCCCCCGGCGGTGCCGGCCCAGCCGTCGTACGGCGCCCAGGAGGCCTACGCCTACCAGGAGGCCCCCCAGGCCGACCCGTACGGCTACCCGCAGCAGTACGGCGGCCAGGACCCCTACGGCTACCAGCAGGCCGACCCGTACGCCTATCAGGGCTACGAGGCCCCGCAGGGCGCCCAGGAGAGCCACCAGGACGCCCACGGCGGCAACCCCCAGGGAGGCCCTCAGGCGGGCTCCCAGGGGAACCACCAGGGGTACGCCCTGGACGAGACCAGCCTGTTCGACACGAGCATGATCAGCGCCGAACAGCTCCGCCAGTACGAACAGCGGTACGAGCAGGGCCGCTGA
- a CDS encoding YceD family protein: MALNARLDHRNPLVIDTHELGRRPGALQRLTRTVDAPRDLGIQGVVGVPEGAPVELDLRLESVMEGVLVTGTARATAEGECVRCLEPVELELEADFQEMFSYPDADDRGRPVAEPGDDAEDDEDRLFVEDGLIDLEAVLRDAVVLALPMQPVCREDCPGLCAECGARLADDPDHHHDAVDIRWAALQGLADSLEPGDKDDKSGAEAGVDEKQEK; encoded by the coding sequence ATGGCCCTGAACGCCCGCCTCGACCACCGCAACCCTCTCGTGATCGACACCCACGAGCTGGGGCGGCGGCCTGGTGCGCTGCAGCGCCTGACCCGTACGGTCGACGCTCCCCGGGACCTCGGTATCCAGGGAGTCGTCGGAGTGCCGGAAGGCGCCCCGGTGGAGCTCGATCTCCGTCTCGAGTCGGTCATGGAAGGTGTGCTCGTCACAGGCACCGCCCGTGCAACGGCCGAGGGGGAGTGCGTAAGGTGTCTGGAGCCGGTCGAGCTGGAGCTCGAAGCGGACTTCCAGGAGATGTTCTCGTACCCTGACGCCGACGACCGGGGCCGCCCTGTGGCGGAACCGGGCGACGACGCCGAGGACGACGAGGACAGGCTCTTTGTCGAGGACGGTCTGATCGACCTCGAAGCCGTGCTGCGTGATGCGGTGGTGCTCGCACTGCCGATGCAGCCGGTGTGCCGGGAAGACTGCCCCGGTCTGTGCGCCGAGTGCGGGGCACGGCTGGCGGACGACCCGGACCACCACCATGACGCCGTCGACATCCGTTGGGCGGCACTGCAGGGACTCGCCGATTCACTCGAACCCGGCGATAAGGACGACAAGAGCGGCGCCGAAGCGGGCGTCGACGAGAAGCAGGAGAAGTAG